The following proteins come from a genomic window of Cryptosporangium phraense:
- a CDS encoding AMP-binding protein: MTDPTSTFRAARDLLLATATDFNRALNRFAHPRFTEFNWALDWFDAVLATEHADDRALWIVGDTESFWTFAELSARSNQAASWLRARGVRRGDRVLVQLGDQVERWETLLALMKLGAVAVPTSSQLSPADVRGRIYRLGVRHVVARADRAAMLPADGITRIAVGPPVEGWQHYEDCRREGPGFVPDGPTMADDPLLILITPGTTGWAKAIVHTHTSYPVGHLTTMYWTGLRPGDVHLGVSSPSWGSALFTPWNAAACALVHAAAEPGPETLLALVARCGVSTLCAPPKAWRALAEGDLMSWRPHLSALRELVTIGEPVSPGVVHRVRRAWGLTIREGYGQSETTALVGHTPGSPVTLGAMGRPLPGCPVVLVDPVTGYPAAPGEEGEICLDLTRRPLGLMAHYVDAPRALPPTGRYYRTGDVAVADELGYLRYLGRVDDVFSSADHRISPVELEGVLVEHEAVGEAAVVPADGLPKAYIDLAVGHRAGPETARAILSFARSHLPPYSRVRRVEFGPLPRTVSGRVRRAELRQRESDGCRRAREYRDSDFPELVD, from the coding sequence ATGACCGACCCGACGTCGACGTTCCGTGCCGCCCGTGACCTCCTCCTCGCGACCGCCACCGACTTCAACCGAGCCCTGAACCGCTTCGCCCACCCTCGTTTCACCGAGTTCAACTGGGCCCTGGACTGGTTCGACGCCGTGCTCGCCACCGAGCACGCCGACGACCGTGCGCTGTGGATCGTCGGCGACACCGAATCGTTCTGGACGTTCGCCGAGCTGTCCGCCCGCTCGAACCAGGCCGCGAGCTGGCTCCGGGCCCGGGGCGTGCGGCGCGGCGACCGCGTGCTCGTGCAGCTCGGCGACCAGGTCGAGCGGTGGGAAACGCTGCTCGCGCTGATGAAACTCGGCGCGGTGGCGGTCCCGACGTCGTCGCAACTGTCGCCGGCCGACGTCCGCGGCCGGATCTACCGGCTCGGAGTCCGGCACGTCGTCGCCCGCGCCGACCGGGCCGCGATGCTCCCGGCCGACGGCATCACCCGCATCGCGGTCGGCCCGCCGGTCGAGGGCTGGCAGCACTACGAGGACTGCCGCCGGGAGGGGCCGGGTTTCGTCCCCGATGGCCCGACCATGGCCGACGACCCGCTGCTGATCCTGATCACGCCGGGCACGACCGGCTGGGCCAAGGCGATCGTGCACACCCACACGTCGTACCCGGTCGGGCACCTGACGACGATGTACTGGACCGGCCTGCGCCCCGGCGACGTCCACCTCGGCGTGTCGTCGCCGAGCTGGGGCAGCGCGCTGTTCACGCCGTGGAACGCGGCCGCCTGCGCGCTGGTCCACGCGGCCGCGGAGCCGGGCCCGGAGACGCTGCTCGCGCTCGTCGCGCGGTGTGGCGTCAGCACGCTGTGCGCGCCGCCCAAGGCCTGGCGGGCCCTCGCCGAGGGCGACCTGATGAGCTGGCGTCCGCACCTGTCCGCGCTGCGTGAGCTGGTGACGATCGGCGAACCGGTCAGCCCCGGCGTCGTGCACCGCGTTCGGCGCGCCTGGGGGCTGACGATCCGCGAGGGCTACGGCCAGTCCGAGACGACCGCGCTGGTCGGGCACACGCCCGGTAGCCCGGTCACGCTCGGCGCGATGGGACGGCCGCTGCCCGGCTGCCCGGTCGTCCTCGTCGACCCGGTCACCGGCTACCCGGCTGCGCCGGGCGAGGAGGGTGAGATCTGCCTCGACCTGACCCGCCGTCCGCTGGGCCTGATGGCGCACTATGTGGACGCTCCGCGAGCGCTGCCGCCGACCGGCCGGTACTACCGCACGGGGGACGTCGCGGTGGCCGACGAACTCGGGTACCTGCGGTATCTGGGCCGGGTCGACGACGTGTTCTCCAGCGCCGACCACCGGATCTCGCCGGTCGAGCTGGAGGGCGTGCTGGTCGAGCACGAAGCGGTCGGCGAGGCCGCGGTCGTGCCCGCCGACGGTCTGCCGAAGGCGTACATCGACCTGGCCGTGGGGCACCGGGCCGGACCGGAGACGGCCAGGGCGATCCTGTCGTTCGCCCGCTCGCACCTGCCGCCGTACTCGCGCGTCCGCCGGGTGGAGTTCGGCCCGCTGCCGCGGACGGTGTCCGGGCGGGTCCGGCGGGCCGAGCTGCGTCAGCGGGAGTCCGACGGCTGTCGCCGGGCCCGGGAGTATCGCGATTCCGACTTCCCGGAGCTCGTCGACTGA
- a CDS encoding class I SAM-dependent methyltransferase, which produces MRADYGVDAPPALYGLGAAALLSGVVTTVVAVLAPGGWWLIPLAYALFFLASFGSFLYTTRRGKFVVWDELLAGAGPAARIVDLGCGRGAVLIKAAAHGRALGVDLWRSVDQSGNDPARTAANAAAEGVRIDLVTGDLRNLPLASAEADLVVSSLAIHNIPNAEGRLAAVREAARILRPGGRMILVDFRHTRDYAAELSRSGLTDVRVRPLGWRFWYGGPWGAAAVVTASRAGDQLA; this is translated from the coding sequence GTGCGCGCGGACTACGGGGTGGACGCTCCGCCTGCTCTGTACGGGCTCGGAGCGGCGGCTTTGCTCAGCGGCGTCGTGACCACGGTCGTCGCGGTGCTGGCGCCCGGCGGGTGGTGGCTGATCCCGCTGGCCTACGCGCTGTTCTTCCTGGCCAGCTTCGGCAGCTTCCTGTACACGACCCGGCGTGGGAAGTTCGTGGTCTGGGACGAGTTGCTGGCCGGCGCCGGTCCGGCCGCCCGGATCGTCGACCTCGGGTGCGGGCGCGGAGCCGTGCTGATCAAGGCCGCGGCCCACGGACGGGCGCTCGGCGTCGACCTGTGGCGCTCGGTCGATCAGTCCGGGAACGACCCGGCGCGCACGGCCGCGAACGCCGCCGCCGAAGGCGTCCGGATCGACCTCGTCACCGGTGACCTGCGGAACCTGCCGCTGGCCTCGGCCGAGGCCGACCTCGTGGTGAGCAGCCTGGCGATCCACAACATCCCGAACGCCGAGGGACGCCTCGCCGCGGTGCGGGAAGCCGCCCGGATCCTCCGCCCGGGCGGGCGGATGATCCTGGTCGACTTCCGGCACACCCGCGACTACGCGGCCGAGCTCTCGCGTTCGGGCCTCACCGACGTCCGGGTACGACCGCTGGGCTGGCGCTTCTGGTACGGCGGCCCCTGGGGTGCGGCGGCGGTCGTCACCGCCTCACGCGCGGGAGATCAGCTCGCCTAG